The Xenopus laevis strain J_2021 chromosome 5L, Xenopus_laevis_v10.1, whole genome shotgun sequence genome has a segment encoding these proteins:
- the LOC121393562 gene encoding palmitoyltransferase ZDHHC2-like, which translates to MEKEEKDIRIDMNDEEETDDINAEDRPFIRRFGKIMLVLFISLLAGCYYIFVVELCIFTVQLLEAKITFLVIFHLLFLLCVWSYLRTVMTPPAVPPAKFRLSECDKQRYLSERKPEVLQEILVRMAKDLPISTKDSKGAFRYCDTCQLLKPERCHHCPVCDICILKLDHHCVFLNNCVGFSNYKSFLLCVVYALLLCLFTSAVSLYGSILFWTHQLPNTQSKVPIIVLFSLSTLCCVMLLLLLGIHFHWAVDNITSREGESGTWNERYDLGLSKNMRQVFGDEKKYWFLPVFSSLGDGYTFPMTDATKDIEKKAAAVAKDITESQN; encoded by the coding sequence atggaaaaagaagagaaagatatTCGGATAGACATGAATGATGAAGAAGAAACAGACGATATAAATGCAGAAGATCGTCCTTTCATAAGGAGATTCGGCAAGATCATGCTTGTACTTTTCATTAGCCTCCTGGCTGGCTGctattatatatttgtggtgGAGCTGTGCATATTCACTGTACAGTTATTAGAGGCAAAGATCACCTTCCTGGTGATTTTCCACCTTTTGTTCCTCCTGTGCGTCTGGTCCTATCTCCGCACTGTTATGACTCCTCCCGCTGTCCCTCCGGCAAAATTCCGCCTGTCGGAGTGTGACAAGCAGCGGTACCTGAGTGAGAGAAAGCCAGAAGTGCTGCAGGAGATCCTCGTTCGTATGGCTAAAGACTTGCCTATTTCTACTAAGGACTCAAAAGGAGCTTTTAGGTACTGTGACACATGCCAACTGCTAAAGCCAGAGAGGTGCCACCATTGCCCAGTGTGTGACATCTGTATACTGAAACTGGATCATCACTGCGTCTTTCTAAATAACTGTGTTGGATTTTCGAACTACAAGTCCTTCCTCCTGTGCGTGGTTTATGCATTGCTATTGTGCCTATTCACTAGCGCAGTGTCACTTTATGGCTCCATACTATTCTGGACTCATCAGCTGCCCAACACCCAATCCAAAGTGCCGATCATTGTGCTGTTCAGCTTGAGCACACTCTGCTGTGTAATGTTATTACTATTGTTAGGGATTCATTTCCATTGGGCTGTAGATAATATCACTTCTAGGGAAGGTGAAAGTGGCACATGGAATGAACGTTATGACTTGGGCTTGAGCAAGAACATGAGACAAGTGTTTGGAGATGAAAAGAAATATTGGTTCCTCCCAGTCTTCAGCAGCTTAGGAGATGGCTATACATTCCCAATGACTGATGCCACAAAGGACatagaaaaaaaagctgctgcTGTTGCCAAAGACATTACTGAGAGCCAGAACTGA